A stretch of the Clavibacter sp. B3I6 genome encodes the following:
- a CDS encoding GNAT family N-acetyltransferase: MRIRPAEPRDIDDLLEIRNDAILNSTALWTDEPVDRAEREAWFRRAAEEGDPILVAEVDGAMAGYGTYGPWRRMSGYRFSVEDSVYVHDAHQGRGIGRALLEALVAHARAAGKRAVFADIEAGNTGSIRLHERLGFRRVGLLPGIGWKHGRPLDLAILHLSLVEDGASGDGTTADDAASAPDAGTASADEASGTHAG, encoded by the coding sequence ATGAGGATCCGCCCCGCCGAGCCCCGCGACATCGACGACCTGCTGGAGATCCGCAACGACGCGATCCTGAACAGCACCGCCCTCTGGACGGACGAGCCCGTCGACCGCGCCGAGCGCGAGGCGTGGTTCCGCCGGGCCGCGGAGGAGGGCGACCCGATCCTCGTGGCCGAGGTGGACGGCGCGATGGCCGGCTACGGCACGTACGGCCCGTGGCGGCGGATGTCCGGGTACCGCTTCTCGGTGGAGGACTCCGTCTACGTGCACGACGCCCACCAGGGCCGCGGCATCGGCCGGGCGCTCCTGGAGGCCCTCGTCGCGCATGCGCGGGCGGCGGGCAAGCGCGCCGTCTTCGCGGACATCGAGGCCGGCAACACCGGATCCATCCGCCTGCACGAGCGCCTCGGCTTCCGCCGGGTGGGGCTCCTGCCCGGCATCGGCTGGAAGCACGGCCGCCCGCTCGACCTCGCGATCCTGCACCTGTCCCTCGTGGAGGACGGGGCGTCCGGGGACGGGACGACGGCGGACGACGCGGCCTCGGCGCCGGACGCCGGCACGGCGTCCGCGGACGAGGCGTCGGGCACCCACGCGGGCTGA
- a CDS encoding GNAT family N-acetyltransferase encodes MHRTIAEVPWDDEDATLLRAAQRTELDARYGGDTEPGTKPTAADMAVFLVARDAHGTPLGCGGIRLLDDRGDGRPWAELKRMYVVPPARGTGVATALLRALEEAARGLGVVDLVLETGDAQPDAMRFYRREGWAEIPRFGAYADSEESRCYGLTLA; translated from the coding sequence ATGCACCGCACCATCGCCGAGGTCCCGTGGGACGACGAGGACGCGACCCTCCTCCGCGCCGCCCAGCGCACCGAGCTGGACGCCCGCTACGGCGGCGACACGGAGCCCGGCACCAAGCCGACCGCCGCCGACATGGCCGTCTTCCTCGTCGCGCGCGACGCGCACGGGACGCCCCTCGGCTGCGGCGGGATCCGGCTGCTCGACGACCGCGGCGACGGCAGGCCGTGGGCGGAGCTCAAGCGCATGTACGTCGTGCCCCCGGCGCGCGGCACGGGCGTCGCGACGGCCCTCCTGCGCGCCCTCGAGGAGGCGGCGCGCGGCCTCGGCGTGGTCGACCTCGTGCTGGAGACCGGCGACGCGCAGCCGGACGCCATGCGCTTCTACCGCCGCGAGGGCTGGGCGGAGATCCCGCGGTTCGGGGCCTACGCCGACTCCGAGGAGTCGCGCTGCTACGGGCTGACGCTCGCGTGA
- a CDS encoding UbiA family prenyltransferase, whose translation MIRRLRLLALSSHPGPTATVTVLAAGLAVALGYGPGRVLAVALAVLLGQLSIGLSNDWIDAERDRRVARSDKPVARGEVTAGQVRAAALGTAAACLVASAALGPRFLLAHVVLVGSGWAYNAGLKRTALSVVPFVVAFGILPTVVALGAADPVPAAAWAWATGAVLGVSIHFTNVLPDLEDDARTGVRGLPHRLGRIPSGLVAFGALALGAVAAMVGPVLADPAHRVTPLAVVGLVVTLAIAAWGTALVLTRPAGRLLFQLIMAASLLLVAQVALNATRLT comes from the coding sequence GTGATCCGCCGCCTCCGGCTCCTCGCCCTCTCGTCGCACCCCGGGCCGACGGCGACCGTGACGGTGCTCGCGGCCGGGCTCGCGGTCGCGCTCGGCTACGGACCCGGGCGGGTCCTGGCGGTGGCGCTGGCCGTCCTCCTCGGGCAGCTGTCCATCGGGCTGTCCAACGACTGGATCGACGCGGAGCGCGACCGCCGCGTCGCCCGCTCCGACAAGCCGGTCGCGCGCGGCGAGGTGACGGCCGGGCAGGTGCGGGCCGCGGCGCTCGGGACGGCGGCCGCGTGCCTGGTCGCGTCCGCGGCGCTCGGGCCGCGGTTCCTCCTCGCGCACGTCGTGCTGGTGGGATCCGGCTGGGCCTACAACGCGGGCCTCAAGCGCACCGCGCTGAGCGTCGTCCCGTTCGTCGTCGCGTTCGGGATCCTGCCGACCGTCGTGGCGCTCGGCGCCGCGGATCCGGTGCCCGCCGCCGCATGGGCGTGGGCGACGGGCGCGGTGCTCGGCGTCTCCATCCACTTCACCAACGTGCTGCCCGACCTCGAGGACGACGCCCGGACGGGCGTGCGCGGCCTCCCCCACCGGCTCGGCCGGATCCCCTCGGGCCTCGTCGCGTTCGGGGCGCTCGCGCTCGGCGCGGTGGCGGCCATGGTCGGGCCGGTCCTCGCGGATCCCGCGCACCGGGTCACGCCGCTCGCCGTCGTCGGCCTCGTCGTCACGCTGGCGATCGCCGCGTGGGGCACCGCGCTCGTCCTCACGCGGCCGGCGGGCCGCCTGCTGTTCCAGCTGATCATGGCGGCGTCGCTGCTGCTCGTCGCGCAGGTCGCGCTCAACGCGACCCGCCTCACCTGA
- a CDS encoding NAD(P)/FAD-dependent oxidoreductase yields MHLAALLAQAGLDVRVWEARSAGAAMSRAIGIHAPSLDAFDRLGVGDEMVAEAVLVRRGIAMAGGRELGCVSFAGVSRSHPYVAALPQWRTEAILARRLTGLAPDALRRGVTLTALDADPVAAPGGGVRATGVDAAGAVVEATASIVVGADGTRGVVRGLLGIGVEARALPDRFAMGDAPDRTDGGEDAIVTLHPDGVVESFPLPGGVRRWVVGLRAGERDGDPAALVAEAVRQRTGHVVEPEELATASGFGVRRRLARSMAAGPGPLAGRAVLVGDAAHEISPIGGQGMNLGWLDVDALAPILVDAVRTRAGVPDAVRLASWERDRLASARRAAVQSEINTALGRPVRGLTRRVRDAGLRAVLASPAAAALASVYAMGRDAGARVR; encoded by the coding sequence ATCCACCTCGCCGCGCTCCTCGCGCAGGCCGGGCTCGACGTGCGCGTGTGGGAGGCGCGGTCCGCGGGCGCGGCGATGTCGCGCGCCATCGGGATCCACGCACCGTCGCTCGACGCCTTCGACCGCCTCGGCGTCGGGGACGAGATGGTCGCCGAGGCGGTGCTCGTCCGGCGCGGCATCGCGATGGCGGGCGGCCGGGAGCTCGGGTGCGTCTCCTTCGCGGGCGTGTCGCGCTCACATCCCTACGTGGCGGCGCTGCCGCAGTGGCGCACCGAGGCGATCCTCGCGCGGCGCCTCACCGGGCTCGCGCCCGACGCCCTCCGCCGCGGGGTGACCCTGACGGCCCTCGACGCCGATCCGGTCGCGGCGCCCGGCGGCGGGGTGCGCGCGACCGGCGTCGACGCGGCCGGGGCCGTCGTGGAGGCGACCGCCTCGATCGTGGTCGGTGCGGACGGCACCCGCGGCGTCGTCCGCGGCCTCCTCGGGATCGGCGTCGAGGCGCGGGCGCTGCCCGACCGCTTCGCCATGGGCGACGCGCCGGACCGCACCGACGGCGGCGAGGACGCGATCGTCACGCTGCACCCGGACGGCGTCGTCGAGTCCTTCCCCCTGCCCGGCGGCGTGCGCCGCTGGGTCGTGGGGCTCCGGGCGGGGGAGCGCGACGGGGATCCCGCCGCGCTCGTCGCCGAGGCCGTCCGACAGCGCACCGGGCACGTCGTCGAGCCGGAGGAGCTCGCGACCGCGAGCGGCTTCGGCGTGCGCCGCCGACTCGCACGCAGCATGGCCGCCGGGCCGGGGCCGCTCGCCGGGCGGGCGGTGCTGGTCGGGGACGCCGCCCACGAGATCAGCCCCATCGGCGGGCAGGGCATGAACCTCGGCTGGCTCGACGTCGACGCCCTCGCGCCGATCCTCGTCGACGCCGTGCGCACCCGGGCCGGCGTGCCGGACGCCGTGCGGCTCGCCTCCTGGGAGCGGGACCGGCTCGCCAGCGCCCGACGCGCGGCCGTGCAGTCGGAGATCAACACGGCCCTCGGCCGGCCGGTGCGGGGCCTCACGCGGCGGGTGCGCGACGCGGGCCTCCGAGCGGTGCTCGCGTCGCCCGCCGCGGCGGCGCTCGCCTCCGTCTACGCCATGGGACGGGACGCCGGCGCGCGCGTCAGGTGA
- a CDS encoding class I SAM-dependent methyltransferase encodes MDLSRRDTELTELMDAPDCDPDALARTYARFALVNRVVAGWRGVYRSRIRPLLSAARETTLLDIGSGGGDVPLALARWARRDGLRLRVTGIDPDPRAAAYARALPADPDVRFLAASSAELVAEGRRFDLVTSNHVLHHLDEAAFDAFLADSAALAPRALHSDIARGRVAYAAYGPLARTVARGSFVHVDGLRSIRRSWRPVELALRVPPGWRVEGAVPFRVLLVRDPGAGRARR; translated from the coding sequence ATGGACCTGTCGCGGCGCGACACGGAGCTCACCGAGCTCATGGACGCGCCCGACTGCGACCCGGACGCCCTCGCGCGCACCTACGCGCGGTTCGCGCTCGTGAACCGGGTCGTGGCCGGGTGGCGCGGGGTCTACCGGTCGCGGATCCGTCCGCTGCTGTCGGCCGCGCGGGAGACGACGCTGCTCGACATCGGGTCGGGCGGCGGCGACGTCCCGCTCGCGCTCGCCCGGTGGGCCCGGCGCGACGGGCTGCGGCTCCGCGTCACCGGGATCGACCCGGACCCGCGTGCCGCCGCGTACGCGCGCGCCCTGCCCGCCGACCCCGACGTCCGGTTCCTCGCGGCGTCGAGCGCGGAGCTGGTGGCCGAGGGCCGCCGGTTCGACCTCGTGACGAGCAACCACGTGCTGCACCACCTCGACGAGGCGGCGTTCGACGCGTTCCTGGCCGACTCCGCCGCCCTCGCGCCGCGCGCGCTGCACAGCGACATCGCCCGCGGCCGCGTCGCCTACGCCGCCTACGGCCCGCTCGCCCGGACGGTGGCGCGGGGGTCCTTCGTGCACGTCGACGGGCTCCGCTCGATCCGTCGCAGCTGGCGGCCCGTCGAGCTGGCCCTCCGCGTGCCCCCCGGGTGGCGCGTCGAGGGCGCCGTGCCCTTCCGCGTGCTCCTCGTCCGCGACCCCGGCGCGGGACGCGCGCGCCGATGA
- a CDS encoding type III polyketide synthase, protein MTASIRSIATALPPTVLAQDAVRDLFGSQPELGRLGTRLVSAAFGASGIRTRHSVIRELGTAPGMPGADAPAEPDGGDPVFYDRATGRILTPGTGARNDAYIREAPALLLGAARQALEEAAGIAADDVTHVVTVSCTGFYAPGPDYAVVRGLGLGASTQRFHLGFMGCYGAFPALRMASQFCAADPDAVVLVVCVELCSLHLHSSDDADTIVASSVFGDGAAAAIVTARPAPAGSTVLDLDAFETVLTPVGEDDMAWTIGDQGFDMILSSYVPRIIDDHITGALEPLWAQVPALDGVAPADIEDWAIHPGGRSILDRVEDRLALAPAQLAASRSTLAEVGNMSSATVLFVLRRILHGTPPADVPGRPDAADAAPAVASGPGAGRVCAMAFGPGLTVETALMTRRTA, encoded by the coding sequence CTGACCGCCTCGATCCGCTCCATTGCCACGGCGCTGCCGCCGACGGTCCTCGCGCAGGACGCCGTGCGCGACCTGTTCGGCAGCCAGCCGGAGCTCGGACGCCTCGGCACGCGGCTCGTCTCCGCGGCCTTCGGGGCGTCGGGGATCCGGACCCGCCACTCCGTGATCCGCGAGCTCGGGACCGCGCCCGGGATGCCGGGCGCCGACGCCCCGGCCGAGCCCGACGGCGGCGACCCGGTCTTCTACGACCGCGCGACCGGCCGGATCCTCACCCCCGGCACCGGCGCGCGCAACGACGCGTACATCCGCGAGGCGCCCGCGCTGCTGCTCGGCGCCGCGCGCCAGGCCCTCGAGGAGGCCGCCGGCATCGCCGCGGACGACGTCACGCACGTCGTCACCGTCTCCTGCACGGGCTTCTACGCGCCCGGACCCGACTACGCGGTGGTCCGCGGGCTCGGGCTCGGCGCGTCCACGCAGCGCTTCCACCTCGGCTTCATGGGCTGCTACGGCGCGTTCCCGGCGCTGCGCATGGCGTCCCAGTTCTGCGCCGCCGACCCGGACGCCGTCGTCCTCGTCGTGTGCGTGGAGCTGTGCTCGCTGCACCTGCACTCGTCGGACGACGCCGACACGATCGTCGCGTCCTCCGTCTTCGGCGACGGGGCCGCGGCCGCGATCGTGACCGCCCGGCCGGCGCCGGCGGGATCCACCGTGCTCGACCTCGACGCCTTCGAGACCGTCCTCACCCCCGTGGGTGAGGACGACATGGCGTGGACCATCGGCGACCAGGGCTTCGACATGATCCTCTCCAGCTACGTGCCGAGGATCATCGACGACCACATCACGGGCGCGCTCGAGCCGCTGTGGGCGCAGGTGCCCGCGCTCGACGGCGTCGCCCCCGCCGACATCGAGGACTGGGCCATCCACCCGGGCGGCCGGAGCATCCTCGACCGCGTGGAGGACCGTCTCGCGCTCGCGCCCGCGCAGCTGGCGGCCTCCCGGTCGACGCTCGCCGAGGTCGGCAACATGTCGAGCGCCACGGTGCTGTTCGTGCTGCGCCGGATCCTGCACGGCACGCCGCCCGCGGACGTCCCCGGCCGGCCTGACGCCGCGGATGCCGCGCCGGCGGTCGCCTCCGGTCCCGGCGCGGGCCGCGTGTGCGCCATGGCGTTCGGTCCCGGCCTCACGGTCGAGACGGCGCTCATGACGCGCCGGACCGCCTGA
- a CDS encoding DUF3618 domain-containing protein, with translation MAKKKHATGEVSVLGAVTTVAREVRKHKTVAESAPRGQGANIPPAPKRSPEELKRDIQARRDELARTVRELETALDVPARAQELKADAVGRARGIRDGVTSRVRSTADDVTQRTRSFTREQPAIAASIGAGAVAVVLAVGAAVVSGGRR, from the coding sequence ATGGCCAAGAAGAAGCACGCGACCGGCGAGGTGAGCGTCCTCGGCGCCGTCACCACGGTCGCCCGCGAGGTCCGCAAGCACAAGACGGTGGCCGAGTCGGCCCCGCGCGGCCAGGGCGCGAACATCCCGCCCGCCCCGAAGCGCAGCCCTGAGGAGCTGAAGCGCGACATCCAGGCCCGACGCGACGAGCTCGCCCGGACGGTCCGGGAGCTGGAGACCGCGCTCGACGTGCCCGCCCGCGCCCAGGAGCTGAAGGCCGACGCCGTGGGACGCGCGCGCGGGATCCGCGACGGCGTGACGTCCCGCGTCCGCTCGACCGCCGATGACGTGACGCAGCGCACGCGCTCCTTCACGCGCGAGCAGCCGGCCATCGCCGCCTCCATCGGTGCGGGCGCCGTGGCGGTCGTCCTCGCGGTCGGCGCCGCCGTCGTCTCCGGCGGCCGACGCTGA
- a CDS encoding ABC transporter substrate-binding protein: protein MSHSISRRLLVGTVALGTAMALAGCSSGDPLDTSGGSASAAPTDTISVGSAAFGENVILAEIYAQALEANDVKVTRNLQIGEREVYLKALEEGSIDLIPEYTGNLLAAYDAESTATSSDDVYAALGDALPEGFEVLDESPAEDKDSYNVTKEYSESEGVTSLADLEGKAVRVGGGAVLGEREYGIPGLTDVYGVDASLVTIEDQGGPNTVKALLDGQVDIANIYSTTPSILDNGFVTLEDPENLIKAQNVVPLVKTAKMDADITSVLDEVSAALTTEDLTEMNRRNQGDEKAEPKAIAADWLKEKALF from the coding sequence ATGTCCCACAGCATCTCCCGCCGGCTCCTCGTCGGCACCGTCGCGCTGGGCACCGCGATGGCCCTCGCCGGCTGCTCGTCCGGCGACCCCCTCGACACCTCGGGCGGGTCGGCGTCCGCCGCCCCCACCGACACCATCTCCGTCGGCTCCGCCGCCTTCGGCGAGAACGTCATCCTGGCCGAGATCTACGCGCAGGCCCTCGAGGCCAACGACGTGAAGGTCACCCGCAACCTCCAGATCGGCGAGCGCGAGGTCTACCTCAAGGCGCTCGAGGAGGGGTCGATCGACCTCATCCCCGAGTACACGGGCAACCTGCTCGCCGCCTACGACGCGGAGTCCACCGCGACCTCGAGCGACGACGTCTACGCGGCGCTCGGCGACGCCCTGCCCGAGGGCTTCGAGGTGCTCGACGAGTCGCCCGCCGAGGACAAGGACTCGTACAACGTCACCAAGGAGTACTCGGAGTCCGAGGGCGTCACGAGCCTCGCGGACCTCGAGGGCAAGGCCGTCCGCGTCGGCGGCGGCGCCGTGCTGGGCGAGCGCGAGTACGGGATCCCCGGCCTCACGGACGTCTACGGCGTCGACGCGAGCCTCGTCACCATCGAGGACCAGGGCGGCCCCAACACCGTCAAGGCGCTCCTCGACGGCCAGGTCGACATCGCGAACATCTACTCGACCACCCCGTCGATCCTCGACAACGGCTTCGTCACGCTCGAGGACCCCGAGAACCTCATCAAGGCGCAGAACGTCGTGCCGCTCGTGAAGACCGCGAAGATGGACGCCGACATCACGTCCGTCCTGGACGAGGTGTCGGCCGCGCTGACCACCGAGGACCTCACCGAGATGAACCGCCGCAACCAGGGCGACGAGAAGGCGGAGCCCAAGGCGATCGCCGCCGACTGGTTGAAGGAGAAGGCCCTCTTCTAG
- a CDS encoding ABC transporter permease, with protein MNLFAEAFGLLLDGSRWGGSTGYGTRLLEHLGYTGLAMGLAALVAVPAGLYIGHTGRGRNVAVAFSGGLRALPTLGVLVLLGLLFGIGLTGPILTFAILGIPPLLAGVYAGIQAVDRPAIDAARAVGMTEWQILGRVEIPLALPLIISGFRAATLQVISTVTLGAFLGLGGLGRDIFTGLTTRDFPLLLASSILVTVLALVVDAVFAVVQRLVIPRGVVAAAGRTPDSARTSSRPAVSTAS; from the coding sequence GTGAACCTCTTCGCCGAGGCCTTCGGCCTCCTCCTCGACGGCTCCCGCTGGGGCGGCAGCACCGGATACGGCACCCGCCTCCTCGAGCACCTCGGGTACACGGGCCTGGCGATGGGCCTCGCGGCGCTCGTCGCCGTCCCGGCCGGCCTCTACATCGGCCACACGGGCCGCGGGCGCAACGTCGCCGTCGCGTTCTCGGGTGGGCTGCGCGCCCTGCCGACGCTCGGCGTGCTCGTGCTCCTCGGCCTGCTCTTCGGCATCGGCCTCACGGGTCCGATCCTCACCTTCGCCATCCTGGGCATCCCGCCGCTCCTCGCCGGCGTGTACGCGGGCATCCAGGCGGTCGACCGGCCCGCCATCGACGCGGCCCGCGCGGTCGGGATGACGGAGTGGCAGATCCTCGGCCGGGTCGAGATCCCGCTCGCGCTGCCGCTCATCATCAGCGGCTTCCGCGCGGCGACCCTGCAGGTCATCAGCACCGTCACGCTCGGGGCCTTCCTCGGGCTCGGCGGCCTCGGCCGCGACATCTTCACCGGCCTGACCACGCGCGACTTCCCCCTCCTGCTGGCGTCCTCGATCCTCGTCACCGTCCTCGCGCTCGTCGTGGACGCCGTGTTCGCGGTCGTGCAGCGCCTCGTGATCCCGCGGGGCGTCGTCGCCGCCGCCGGACGCACCCCCGACTCCGCCCGGACCTCGTCGAGGCCGGCGGTCAGCACCGCATCCTGA
- a CDS encoding ABC transporter permease: MNWVLANIQTVLDLAVAHVALSATPVLLGFVLALPLGWLANRYRRARGSLLAVGGALYTIPSIALLLSIPAIIGTTIIDPLNVVVALSVYAVALMIRITADALASVPEDVKQSATAMGYAGWARFWRVELPLAGPVLLAGLRVVSVSTVSMVTVGSLSGIQSLGTMILTGYRRQFYTEILTGIVGILVISLLFDLILLLAGRLLMPWARTPSLRARSRSARRAVLVTDASAS, translated from the coding sequence GTGAACTGGGTCCTCGCCAACATCCAGACCGTCCTCGACCTGGCTGTCGCGCACGTCGCGCTGTCCGCCACGCCCGTCCTCCTCGGCTTCGTGCTCGCGCTGCCGCTGGGATGGCTCGCCAACCGCTACCGCCGCGCGCGGGGCTCCCTGCTCGCGGTCGGCGGGGCGCTGTACACGATCCCGTCCATCGCGCTGCTCCTGTCGATCCCGGCGATCATCGGGACCACGATCATCGACCCCCTCAACGTCGTCGTCGCGCTCAGCGTCTACGCCGTCGCGCTCATGATCCGCATCACGGCGGACGCGCTGGCCTCCGTCCCCGAGGACGTCAAGCAGTCCGCCACCGCCATGGGCTACGCCGGCTGGGCCCGCTTCTGGCGGGTCGAGCTGCCGCTGGCCGGACCCGTCCTCCTCGCCGGCCTCCGCGTCGTGTCCGTGAGCACGGTCAGCATGGTGACCGTCGGGTCGCTCTCCGGCATCCAGAGCCTCGGCACCATGATCCTCACGGGGTACCGGCGGCAGTTCTACACGGAGATCCTCACGGGCATCGTCGGCATCCTCGTGATCTCGCTCCTCTTCGACCTGATCCTGCTGCTCGCCGGCCGGCTCCTCATGCCGTGGGCCCGCACGCCGTCCCTCCGCGCGCGGTCGCGCTCCGCCCGCCGCGCCGTCCTCGTCACGGATGCGAGCGCCTCGTGA
- a CDS encoding ABC transporter ATP-binding protein — MIEFHHVRKQYPDGTLAIEDFSLVVPSRTTTVLVGSSGCGKTTLMRMINRMVDPTSGRIEIDGTDIATEDAVKLRRRIGYVMQNSGLLPHRRVVDNIATVPRLTGVDKRTARADALRLMDTVGLDRSMADRYPSQLSGGQQQRVGVARGLAVDPNILLMDEPFGAVDPLVRDDLQQELIRLRTQLDKTVVFVTHDIDEAFLLGDQVVILEKGGRIAQQGTPQEILSNPANDFVRDFVGADKGKRALHLEDTGTGRVLVDRDGRLVGVLDDEGRTAARSASAPSEAGAAHAPGAPAQGAGPA; from the coding sequence ATGATCGAGTTCCACCACGTCCGCAAGCAGTACCCGGACGGCACGCTCGCGATCGAGGACTTCAGCCTCGTCGTGCCCTCGCGGACCACCACCGTCCTCGTCGGATCCTCCGGCTGCGGCAAGACGACGCTCATGCGGATGATCAACCGGATGGTCGACCCCACGAGCGGGCGCATCGAGATCGACGGCACCGACATCGCCACCGAGGACGCCGTGAAGCTCCGCCGCCGCATCGGCTACGTGATGCAGAACTCCGGCCTCCTCCCGCACCGCAGGGTGGTCGACAACATCGCGACCGTGCCGCGCCTCACCGGCGTCGACAAGCGCACGGCGCGCGCGGACGCCCTCCGCCTCATGGACACCGTGGGCCTCGACCGGTCGATGGCCGACCGCTACCCGTCCCAGCTCTCCGGCGGCCAGCAGCAGCGCGTGGGCGTGGCCCGCGGCCTCGCGGTCGACCCGAACATCCTGCTCATGGACGAGCCGTTCGGTGCCGTCGACCCGCTCGTGCGCGACGACCTCCAGCAGGAGCTCATCCGGCTGCGCACCCAGCTCGACAAGACCGTCGTCTTCGTGACGCACGACATCGACGAGGCGTTCCTCCTCGGCGACCAGGTGGTGATCCTCGAGAAGGGCGGCCGCATCGCCCAGCAGGGCACGCCGCAGGAGATCCTCTCGAACCCGGCCAACGACTTCGTCCGCGACTTCGTGGGCGCCGACAAGGGCAAGCGCGCGCTGCACCTCGAGGACACCGGCACCGGCCGGGTCCTCGTCGACCGCGACGGCCGGCTCGTCGGCGTGCTCGACGACGAGGGGCGCACCGCCGCCCGCTCCGCATCCGCTCCGAGCGAGGCGGGGGCCGCGCACGCCCCCGGTGCCCCGGCGCAGGGTGCGGGACCCGCGTGA